The following proteins are encoded in a genomic region of Zea mays cultivar B73 chromosome 9, Zm-B73-REFERENCE-NAM-5.0, whole genome shotgun sequence:
- the LOC100383435 gene encoding protein NRT1/ PTR FAMILY 5.8 isoform X1, translated as MSGKTTPTKATLSRPCVLVIVMAGVERFANKGVGSNLVTYLTSVVGMSTAAAAKSVIAWNGVSFMLPLVSAVLADSAHWDRYCTIAASSLLYVLGMVALTTWALLGTRMPRSTLFFPLYLMSIGQGGYQPSLQAFGADQLSIGDDDDDGDGDTEPGASSTPEEKAKVKSMFFRWWYFGMCSGSLLGNSTMSYVQDNLGWGLGFAIPCAVMALSVAAFFCCTPLYKRHRQVQQPKGTGIRPSPSSVFNFKSVLGASRKISLPPSRSSDDNGDAISELELQEKPLKTDEASESSPDEAAAAPGVAKVILGLLPIWAILLVFAVIFQQPMTFFTKQGMLMNHTIGVGVGSGSLVIPPAMLQSSITVSIILLVPMYDRMIVPLTNAVTGGSDGITVLQRIGVGMVLSVVAMVAAALVESRRLRAEPALLSIFWLLPQYVLLGVSDVFTVVGMQEFFYSQVPASMRTTGIGLYLSVFGVGGFLGASLITLLEMATARPGNARGWFSDDPREARIDNFYWFLALLCFVSFVVFTHLCKYYNDRSASGR; from the exons ATGTCGGGGAAGACGACGCCGACGAAGGCGACGCTGAGCCGGCCATGCGTTCTGGTCATAG tgatggcgggcgTGGAGAGGTTCGCGAACAAGGGGGTGGGGTCGAACCTGGTGACGTACCTCACCAGCGTCGTGGGCAtgagcacggcggcggcggccaagAGCGTCATCGCCTGGAACGGCGTCAGCTTCATGCTGCCGCTCGTCAGCGCCGTCCTGGCTGACTCCGCCCACTGGGACCGCTACTGCACCATCGCCGCCTCCTCCTTGCTCTACGTCTTG GGAATGGTAGCGCTCACGACATGGGCGCTGCTGGGGACACGGATGCCGCGCTCCACGCTCTTCTTCCCGCTCTACCTCATGTCCATCGGGCAAGGCGGATACCAGCCTTCGCTGCAAGCGTTCGGCGCCGACCAGCTGAGCATcggggacgacgacgacgacggtgacggcGACACCGAGCCCGGCGCGTCGTCGACGCCGGAGGAGAAGGCCAAGGTGAAGAGCATGTTCTTCCGGTGGTGGTACTTCGGCATGTGCAGCGGCAGCCTGCTGGGGAACTCCACCATGTCGTACGTCCAGGACAACCTGGGCTGGGGCCTCGGTTTCGCCATCCCCTGCGCCGTCATGGCTCTGTCCGTCGCGGCCTTTTTCTGCTGCACCCCTCTGTACAAGCGGCACCGGCAGGTGCAGCAGCCGAAGGGCACCGGTATTAGGCCGTCCCCGAGTAGCGTCTTCAACTTCAAGTCGGTTCTCGGCGCTAGCCGAAAGATCAGTCTGCCGCCGTCGAGATCATCAGACGACAATGGCGACGCCATTTCTGAGCTTGA GTTGCAAGAGAAGCCACTGAAAACTGATGAAGCATCAGAGTCCTCCCCTGACGAGGCTGCCGCTGCTCCCGGCGTGGCCAAGGTCATACTCGGCCTCCTGCCGATCTGGGCGATCCTGCTCGTCTTCGCGGTGATCTTCCAGCAGCCGATGACCTTCTTCACCAAGCAAGGCATGCTGATGAACCACACGATCGGCGTCGGCGTCGGCTCCGGCTCCCTGGTGATCCCGCCGGCGATGCTGCAGAGCTCGATCACCGTCTCCATCATCCTGCTCGTGCCCATGTACGATCGGATGATCGTCCCGCTGACCAACGCCGTCACGGGGGGCAGCGACGGCATCACGGTGCTCCAGCGGATCGGCGTCGGCATGGTCCTCTCCGTGGTGGCCATGGTCGCCGCGGCGCTCGTCGAGTCGCGGCGGCTCCGCGCGGAGCCCGCCCTGCTGAGCATCTTCTGGCTCCTGCCGCAGTACGTCCTGCTGGGGGTCTCCGACGTGTTCACCGTGGTGGGGATGCAGGAGTTCTTCTACTCGCAGGTGCCGGCCTCCATGAGGACCACCGGCATCGGGCTCTACCTCAGCGTCTTCGGCGTCGGCGGATTCCTCGGCGCGTCCCTCATCACCCTGCTCGAGATGGCCACGGCGAGGCCCGGCAACGCCCGCGGATGGTTCTCTGACGACCCGCGGGAGGCGCGGATAGATAACTTCTACTGGTTCTTGGCTCTCCTCTGCTTCGTCAGCTTTGTCGTCTTCACGCACTTGTGCAAGTACTACAACGACAGATCTGCGTCAGGGAGGTAG
- the LOC100383435 gene encoding protein NRT1/ PTR FAMILY 5.8 isoform X2, which yields MVALTTWALLGTRMPRSTLFFPLYLMSIGQGGYQPSLQAFGADQLSIGDDDDDGDGDTEPGASSTPEEKAKVKSMFFRWWYFGMCSGSLLGNSTMSYVQDNLGWGLGFAIPCAVMALSVAAFFCCTPLYKRHRQVQQPKGTGIRPSPSSVFNFKSVLGASRKISLPPSRSSDDNGDAISELELQEKPLKTDEASESSPDEAAAAPGVAKVILGLLPIWAILLVFAVIFQQPMTFFTKQGMLMNHTIGVGVGSGSLVIPPAMLQSSITVSIILLVPMYDRMIVPLTNAVTGGSDGITVLQRIGVGMVLSVVAMVAAALVESRRLRAEPALLSIFWLLPQYVLLGVSDVFTVVGMQEFFYSQVPASMRTTGIGLYLSVFGVGGFLGASLITLLEMATARPGNARGWFSDDPREARIDNFYWFLALLCFVSFVVFTHLCKYYNDRSASGR from the exons ATGGTAGCGCTCACGACATGGGCGCTGCTGGGGACACGGATGCCGCGCTCCACGCTCTTCTTCCCGCTCTACCTCATGTCCATCGGGCAAGGCGGATACCAGCCTTCGCTGCAAGCGTTCGGCGCCGACCAGCTGAGCATcggggacgacgacgacgacggtgacggcGACACCGAGCCCGGCGCGTCGTCGACGCCGGAGGAGAAGGCCAAGGTGAAGAGCATGTTCTTCCGGTGGTGGTACTTCGGCATGTGCAGCGGCAGCCTGCTGGGGAACTCCACCATGTCGTACGTCCAGGACAACCTGGGCTGGGGCCTCGGTTTCGCCATCCCCTGCGCCGTCATGGCTCTGTCCGTCGCGGCCTTTTTCTGCTGCACCCCTCTGTACAAGCGGCACCGGCAGGTGCAGCAGCCGAAGGGCACCGGTATTAGGCCGTCCCCGAGTAGCGTCTTCAACTTCAAGTCGGTTCTCGGCGCTAGCCGAAAGATCAGTCTGCCGCCGTCGAGATCATCAGACGACAATGGCGACGCCATTTCTGAGCTTGA GTTGCAAGAGAAGCCACTGAAAACTGATGAAGCATCAGAGTCCTCCCCTGACGAGGCTGCCGCTGCTCCCGGCGTGGCCAAGGTCATACTCGGCCTCCTGCCGATCTGGGCGATCCTGCTCGTCTTCGCGGTGATCTTCCAGCAGCCGATGACCTTCTTCACCAAGCAAGGCATGCTGATGAACCACACGATCGGCGTCGGCGTCGGCTCCGGCTCCCTGGTGATCCCGCCGGCGATGCTGCAGAGCTCGATCACCGTCTCCATCATCCTGCTCGTGCCCATGTACGATCGGATGATCGTCCCGCTGACCAACGCCGTCACGGGGGGCAGCGACGGCATCACGGTGCTCCAGCGGATCGGCGTCGGCATGGTCCTCTCCGTGGTGGCCATGGTCGCCGCGGCGCTCGTCGAGTCGCGGCGGCTCCGCGCGGAGCCCGCCCTGCTGAGCATCTTCTGGCTCCTGCCGCAGTACGTCCTGCTGGGGGTCTCCGACGTGTTCACCGTGGTGGGGATGCAGGAGTTCTTCTACTCGCAGGTGCCGGCCTCCATGAGGACCACCGGCATCGGGCTCTACCTCAGCGTCTTCGGCGTCGGCGGATTCCTCGGCGCGTCCCTCATCACCCTGCTCGAGATGGCCACGGCGAGGCCCGGCAACGCCCGCGGATGGTTCTCTGACGACCCGCGGGAGGCGCGGATAGATAACTTCTACTGGTTCTTGGCTCTCCTCTGCTTCGTCAGCTTTGTCGTCTTCACGCACTTGTGCAAGTACTACAACGACAGATCTGCGTCAGGGAGGTAG
- the LOC103637801 gene encoding uncharacterized protein: MQRNNSFGTSWADQWDYGGDPSPRAPRDGGVGEKTKAAAATGMRKVKEGTSQGFQWIKDKCQRKNGGGNKKQQGSEVPGY; encoded by the coding sequence ATGCAGCGGAACAACTCGTTCGGGACGTCGTGGGCGGACCAGTGGGACTACGGCGGCGACCCGAGCCCGAGGGCGCCGCGCGACGGCGGCGTGGGGGAGAAGACCAAGGCGGCCGCGGCCACCGGCATGAGGAAGGTGAAAGAGGGCACGTCGCAGGGGTTCCAGTGGATCAAGGACAAGTGCCAGCGGAAGAACGGCGGCGGCAACAAGAAGCAGCAGGGCTCCGAGGTCCCTGGGTACTGA